A genome region from Rhipicephalus microplus isolate Deutch F79 unplaced genomic scaffold, USDA_Rmic scaffold_15, whole genome shotgun sequence includes the following:
- the LOC142784625 gene encoding glutamate receptor ionotropic, kainate 2-like, producing the protein MVNCSKTALERHVPLSAREKTESTYLGSALIFHLASRMAPAEWHVPRHGLKCDCDRSSGADSPRNALGLGESLWYATAALIFQGCETSARAASTRFIAISWWVFSLIMISFYTANMAAFLVNEKLQFPIENVHDLAAQSKIKYGCMSSGSTEKFFKESKLEPYERMWTVMSNNREDSLASSTGEGVERVRRGDYAFLMEAGTIEYLTDRDCQLAQIGGPLDSKGYGFALPRGSPYTAHLSEAILRLQETGVIARLKKQWWVRHCSQQREKERGASALSNVKDSSEEANALGVSNVGGVFLVLLGGLCVSSVCVFLEFVWKTHPSSNAKKKALEKSCDIIELSKKQSKTSLEVLATAQQDRSISVLPAMTLQVDVVDNREASAHAQQMRPDVS; encoded by the exons ATGGTCAATTGCTCGAAGACGGCTTTAGAGCGCCATGTCCCACTTTCGGCTCGTGAGAAGACCGAGTCAA CGTACCTGGGTTCGGCGCTGATATTCCACCTGGCGTCGCGCATGGCCCCCGCCGAATGGCACGTGCCGAGACACGGTCTGAAGTGCGACTGCGATCGCTCATCGGGTGCGGACAGTCCTAGAAATGCACTCGGGCTTGGAGAGAGCCTGTGGTACGCAACGGCGGCGCTCATTTTCCAAGGCTGTGAAACCAGCGCCAG GGCCGCGTCCACAAGGTTCATTGCCATCAGCTGGTGGGTGTTTTCGCTCATCATGATTTCCTTCTACACGGCCAACATGGCCGCTTTCTTGGTCAACGAGAAGCTCCAGTTTCCCATAGAAAATGTTCATGACCTGGCTGCGCAGTCCAAGATTAAGTACGGCTGCATGTCGTCGGGCTCAACAGAGAAGTTTTTTAAG GAATCGAAGCTAGAGCCGTACGAACGGATGTGGACGGTGATGTCGAACAACCGCGAGGACTCCCTGGCGTCATCGACCGGCGAAGGCGTGGAGCGCGTCCGGAGGGGCGACTACGCATTCCTGATGGAGGCAGGAACCATCGAGTATCTCACAGACCGAGATTGCCAGCTGGCTCAAATTGGGGGCCCCCTCGACTCCAAAGGATATGGATTCGCGCTGCCCCGAG GGTCCCCTTACACGGCCCACTTGTCCGAAGCCATTCTGCGGTTACAAGAAACAGGGGTCATCGCGCGTCTCAAGAAGCAATGGTGGGTGAGACATTGCTCTCAGCAACGCGAAAAGGAAAGAGGTGCGTCTGCACTGTCCAATGTGAAGGACTCGTCGGAGGAGGCCAATGCACTGGGTGTATCCAATGTTGGAGGCGTCTTCCTCGTTCTTCTTGGAGGACTCTGTGTTTCCAGTGTGTGCGTCTTCTTGGAATTCGTGTGGAAGACCCATCCTTCATCTAATGCCAAGAAGAAGGCTTTGGAAAAGAGTTGTGATATTATAGAA CTGTCCAAAAAACAGTCGAAGACTTCGCTAGAGGTGCTCGCAACTGCTCAACAGGATCGCTCAATATCGGTGCTGCCGGCCATGACGCTTCAAGTGGACGTGGTAGACAACCGCGAGGCTTCGGCGCATGCGCAGCAGATGAGACCCGACGTTTCCTAG